The DNA segment ATCGACCGGATGCTGATGTTCCGGCACAACGTGGAAGACATGCGTGACATGTTCGAAGGCGACGTCCGGTTCACCCGGCCGTTCGGGATGGAGATCTGATGCGGGTCCCGCTTTCTTGGCTGCGGGAGTACGTCGACCTGCCGGCGACGGAGACCGGCCGTGACGTACAGGCCAAGCTCATTGCCGTCGGCCTGGAGGTCGAGACCGTCGAGCGCCTCGGCGAGGGCCTCAAGGGCCCCCTCGTCGTCGGCCAGGTGCTGACCATCGAGGAGCTGGAGGGCTTCAAGAAGCCGATCCGCTTCTGCACGGTCGACGTCGGCGACGCCAACGGCACCGGTGAGCCCCAGGAGATCGTCTGCGGCGCCCGCAACTTCTCCGTCGGCGACAAGGTCGTCGTGGTGCTGCCCGGCGCCGTCCTGCCCGGCGACTTCAAGATCGCCGCCCGGAAGACGTACGGCAAGAAGTCGCACGGCATGATCTGCTCCGGCGACGAGCTGGGCATGGGCGACGACGGCACGCACGGCATCATCGTGCTGCCGCCGGAGTACGAGGTCGGCACCGACGCCATCGAGCTGCTGGAGCTCGTCGACGAGGTGCTGGACATCGCCGTCACCCCGGACCGCGGCTACTGCCTGTCGATGCGCGGCGTCGCCCGCGAGACCGCCACCGCCTACGGCCTGCCGCTGCGCGACCCGGCGCTGCTGGACGTGCCGCCGCCGAACTCCGCCGGCTACCCCGTCCAGGTCGCCGACCCGCTGGGCTGCGACCGCTTCACCGCGCGTACGGTCACCGGTCTGAACCCCGACGCACGCTCCCCGCTGTGGATGCAGCGCCGGCTGCAGAAGGCCGGGATGCGCCCGGTCTCGCTGGCCGTCGACATCACCAACTACGTGATGCTGGAGCTCGGCCAGCCGCTGCACGCCTACGACCGCACCAGCGTGGACGGCCCGATCGGCGTCCGCCGGGCGACCGCGGGCGAGCAGCTGACCACCCTGGACGGCACCAAGCGGGTGCTGGACGCCGCCGACCTGGTCATCACCGACAACCGCGGGCCCATCGGCCTCGCGGGCGTCATGGGCGGCGCCAACACCGAGATCGCGGGCGGGGTCACCGACCCGGAGACCGGCGAGCAGCGCGGCACCACCGACGTCGTGATCGAGGCCGCGCACTTCGACGCGCTCTCCATCGCCCGTACGGCCCGCAGGCACAAGCTGTCCTCGGAGGCCGCCAAGCGCTTCGAGCGCGGGGTGGACCCGGAGGCCGCGTCCGCCGCCGCGCAGCGCACCGTCGACCTGCTGGTGCTGCTCGCGGGCGGCACCGCCGAGGACGGCGTCACCGGCGTCGTCACGCCCAGCGGGCCGCGCACGATCACCATCTCCGCCGACCACCCCGACAAGGTCGCCGGTGTCGCCTACGGCCGGGAGACCGTCGTCCGCCGCCTCCAGCAGGTCGGCTGCGACGTCTACGGCCAGGACGAGCTGGTCGTGACCGTGCCGTCCTGGCGTCCCGACCTCAGCGAACCGAACGACCTGGCCGAAGAGGTCATCCGGCTGGAGGGCTACGAGAACCTGCCCTCCACCCTCCCGAAGCCGCCGGCCGGCCGCGGGCTGACCGAGCGTCAGCGGCTGCACCGCCGGGTCGGCCGGGCGCTGGCCGGCGCCGGCTACGTCGAGGCGCTGAACTACCCGTTCACCGGCTCGCACGTCCTCGACCAGCTGGGCATCGAGCAGGACGACCCGCGCCGCGACGCGGTCACCCTCGTCAACCCGCTCTCCGACGAGGAGCCCGACCTCCGCACGACCCTGATCCCGGGGCTGCTGAACGCGCTGCGCCGCAACTACGGCCGGGGCACGCACGACCTGGCGCTCTTCGAGACCGGGCCGGTCTTCCGGGCGACCGGTGACGAGCAGCCGGCCCGCCGGCTGGTCGTCGACCGCCGGCCGACCGACGACGAGATCGCCTCGCTGGACGCCTCCCTCCCGCAGCAGCCGCGGCGCGCCGCCGTGGTGCTGGCCGGCGGGCGTGAGCAGGACGGCTGGTGGGACGGTGCCCGCCCGGCGATCTGGGCGGACGCCATCGAGGCGGGCCGCACCGTCGCGCGGGAGGCGGGGGTCGAGCTGATCGTCCGTCAGGACCAGCACGCGCCGTTCCACCCGGGCCGCTGTGCGGCGCTGCTGGCCGTCGTCGACGGCGAGGAGATCCTCGTCGGCAATGCCGGTGAGCTGCACCCGCGGGTCATCAAGACGCTGGCCCTGCCGGAGCGCACCTGCGCGATGGAGATCGACCTGGACCGCCTGGAGCGGGCCGCCGCCGGACCGCTGCGCGCCCCGAAGATCTCGGCCTTCCCGGTC comes from the Streptomyces angustmyceticus genome and includes:
- the pheT gene encoding phenylalanine--tRNA ligase subunit beta, whose amino-acid sequence is MRVPLSWLREYVDLPATETGRDVQAKLIAVGLEVETVERLGEGLKGPLVVGQVLTIEELEGFKKPIRFCTVDVGDANGTGEPQEIVCGARNFSVGDKVVVVLPGAVLPGDFKIAARKTYGKKSHGMICSGDELGMGDDGTHGIIVLPPEYEVGTDAIELLELVDEVLDIAVTPDRGYCLSMRGVARETATAYGLPLRDPALLDVPPPNSAGYPVQVADPLGCDRFTARTVTGLNPDARSPLWMQRRLQKAGMRPVSLAVDITNYVMLELGQPLHAYDRTSVDGPIGVRRATAGEQLTTLDGTKRVLDAADLVITDNRGPIGLAGVMGGANTEIAGGVTDPETGEQRGTTDVVIEAAHFDALSIARTARRHKLSSEAAKRFERGVDPEAASAAAQRTVDLLVLLAGGTAEDGVTGVVTPSGPRTITISADHPDKVAGVAYGRETVVRRLQQVGCDVYGQDELVVTVPSWRPDLSEPNDLAEEVIRLEGYENLPSTLPKPPAGRGLTERQRLHRRVGRALAGAGYVEALNYPFTGSHVLDQLGIEQDDPRRDAVTLVNPLSDEEPDLRTTLIPGLLNALRRNYGRGTHDLALFETGPVFRATGDEQPARRLVVDRRPTDDEIASLDASLPQQPRRAAVVLAGGREQDGWWDGARPAIWADAIEAGRTVAREAGVELIVRQDQHAPFHPGRCAALLAVVDGEEILVGNAGELHPRVIKTLALPERTCAMEIDLDRLERAAAGPLRAPKISAFPVATQDVALVVDDTVPAAEVEGALRDGAGDLLESLRLFDVFTGEQVGAGKKSLAYALRFRAADRTLTAEEASAARDAAVGTAVERTGAVLRG